Part of the Candidatus Desulfatibia profunda genome is shown below.
CCGGCTGTTGGCCCGCTATCATTTTCAGCTCTTCCGTAGCTGAATCCAACAATTTGATATTTTGAATCGCTTCGCCCAGACCCATATTCAAAACAATCTTTTCAAGTCTCGGGACCTGCATGACGTTTTTGTATTTAAAGATTTCTTTCAGCTTGGGAACAACTTCTTTAAGGTAATAATCTTTTAACTGTGACATTAAATTCCTCCGGCATGCGACCTTATTAATCAACGATCTCGCCGCATTTGCTACAGATACGGATCTTTTTGCCATCCTCCAGACGCTTCATTTTTATACGTATCGGGGTCACACATTTGTTGCACATCAACATAACGTTGGACCAGTGGATCGGAGCCTCACTTTCAATAATACCTCCTTGGCGGTTCTGTGCGCTCGGTCTGGCATGCCGTTTTATGATATTGATATTCTCGACCACAATCCGGTTTTTGCCTCTTTTTATGCTCAGCACTTTACCGATCTTGCCCTTGTCTTTACCGGCAACAACTTTTACCTTGTCGTCCTTTTTAATATGGCATGTATTGTTTATCATAAATCATTTCCCTCCAGGGCTAAACACGCTCAAAATTTCTACCCGCCCTGGTGTCCAAGATTAAAAATGGATTCACTATAACACCTCCGGAGCCAGCGAAATTATTTTCATAAATCTTTTGGCTCGCAGTTCCCTGGCCACCGGACCAAAAATTCGGGTGCCGATGGGGTCCTTGTTGGGGTGAATTAAAACCGCTGAATTATCATCAAACCGGATATATGACCCATCCGGCCTTCGTATTTCCTTTTTGGTGCGAACCACAACAGCCTTCAAGACATCTCCCTTTTTGACCTTGGTGTTCGGTATCGCTTCCTTGACAGACACAACAATGACGTCCCCAACACTTGCGTATCGCCGGCGGGAACCTCCCAAAACTTTTATGCAGTACAGCACCTTGGCTCCTGAATTGTCTGCCACCGTTAATCTTGTCTCTGACTGAATCATCTTTTCTGTTTTCCTTTAAATTCAGACGGCCTTTTCGACTATCTTCCTGACACGCCATCTTTTGGTCTTGCTAAGTGGTCTGGACTGGATTATCAGCACCTTATCGCCCACCTTGGAAGCATTATGTTCATCGTGTGCCGCAAACTTTGAACGTCTCTTGATATACTTATGATAGAGTCGATGTTTCACCAGTCGCTCTACCATAACAACGACGGTCTTGTTCATCTTATCGCTGACAACGGTCCCGACCATATGTCTTTTTAATCTTCTCTTTTCCATGGCAATAATCATTTTTTTGCTGTATCGTCCTTTAGTTCGGATTCTCTTATGATAGTTTTTATTTTGGCTATAGCACGCTTGGTCTGTTTCATTTTTTGAGGATTCTCAAGCTGACCGACTTCGTGTTGAAACCGCAAATTAAACAACTCCTCTTTAAGGTCTTTTTCTTTCCGGTGCATTTCTTCCCGACTCAACGCCCTAATCTCACTTGCTTTCATTAGACATCACTCCTCTCAACGAACCTTGTTTTAACTGAAAGCTTATGCGCAGCCAACCGGAGTGCTTCTTTTGCCGTTTCCCTGGGAACCCCTTCCATTTCATAAAGTACTCTGCCGGGACGAACAACGGCCATCCATCCTTCAGGAGCACCCTTTCCTTTCCCCATCCTGACTTCAGCAGGTTTTTTGGTAAAAGGCTTGTCCGGGAATATTCTTATCCATATCTTGCCGCCCCTTTTGACATGCCTGGTCATGGCGACACGTGCAGCCTCAATTTGTTTAGCGCTAATCCGGCCGCATTCCGTAGCCTGCAACCCAAATTCACCAAAATTGAGAGTACAGCCCCGGTATGCAACCCCCTTTGTTCTGCCTCTTTGCTGTTTCCGGAATTTTACCTTCTTGGGACTTAGCATGTCCTTGAACTCCTCAAACCATCATCCGATTAACTGGCACCGACTTCAATCGGATCTTTTTTTAATATTTCGCCCTTAAAAATAAACACCTTGACGCCGATAATCCCATAGGTAGTACGGGCCCCGGTGAAACCGTAGTCAATATCAGCTCTTAAAGTATGCAACGGCACGCGGCCCTCGCGGTACTGTTCGGTTCTTGCCATCTCGGCACCACCCAGACGTCCTGAACAGATAATCTTGATCCCCTCGGCACCAAATCGCATGGCTGAAGAAATCCCGCGTTTCATGGCACGCCGAAATGCAACCCTCCGTACGATCTGAAGGGCGATATTTTCGGCAACAAGCTGGGCGTCAATTTCGGGTTTTCTGACCTCCTGAATATCGATAAGGACTTCATGGAATACTATTTTTTCAAGTTCTTTCTTGAGCAGTGATATTTCACCACCTTTTTTCCCAATTACAATACCGGGTCTGGACGTATAGATTCGCAGTCTCACACGCTTGGCAGATCGTTCGATTTCCACCTTGGCAATACCGGCATGGTAGAGCTTGTCTTTGATAAATTTCCTGATTTTATAATCTTCAAGGATATAATCAGCGTACTTCTTCCCGGCAAACCATCGTGACTCCCACGTTTTAACAATTCCCAATCTCAGCCCGATCGGATTTACTTTCTGGCCCAAGCCTGTACCCCCTTTTTAGTTCGTTTTTTCTGCTAAGACAACTGTAATATGAGCGGTTCTTTTTAATATTCGCGTACCTCTGCCGCGTGCTTTTGCGCTGAAACGCTTCAACGTCGGACCCTGATCAGCGATAATGCTTCGAATAACCAGAGAATCTACGTCAACATCCGGATGTTGATCTGCGTTCGCCACAGCGCTGCGAATAAGCTTTCCTACAATGTATGCTGCCTTTTGGGGCATAAATCTGAGCATCTCCAGCGCCGACTCGACCGGTTTACCTTTGACGGCGTCAACCAGCATACGAACTTTCTGTGGGGAAATGCGCACATACTTTGATACAGCTTTAACTTCCATTAGATATCATTTCCTTTAATGGGTTCTTATCTTTTCAATTTAGATTTTTTATCCGAGGCATGTCCATAATAGGTACGCGTCGGAGAAAATTCACCTAATTTGTGACCCACCATGTCCTCTGTAATAAATACAGGTACGAATTTTTTCCCATTGTGAACCGCCAGTGTAATTCCGACCATATCAGGAACGACTGTCGAGCGCCGCGACCATGTTTTAATAACCCTGCTGCTTCGAGTTCCCTGAGCCTCAAGCACCTTCTTTAAAAGTTTTGGCTCAATAAACGGACCTTTTTTCAACGACCGTGGCATAAGTTCTCCCGCATTTGTGTTAACACGTCAATTTTCGCACAATATTGATGAATTTGTAAAAAATCGAAGTCATCATGTATAATGATGAATTATTTACGCTTTTTGACAATCAAATGACTGCTTTTTCTTTTCTTACGGGTCTTAAAGCCTTTCGTGGGAACCCCCCACGGGCTGCAAGGATGACGTCCACCCGAAGATTTGCCCTCGCCGCCGCCCATCGGATGGTCAACCGGATTCATGGCAACGCCCCTAACCTTTGGCCGCCAGCCTAGCCAGCGCTTGCGGCCCGCTTTACCCAAAGAGATATTCTCGTGAACCACATTTCCGACTTGTCCGATGGTGGCCTTACATTTTGATAGAACCATCCGGACTTCACCCGAAGGAAGTTTAATCAGCGCATAACGGCCTTCTTTGGCCATCAGTTGGGCATAGGTTCCGGCACTTCTGACAATCTGCCCGCCCTTGCCCAGATTCAATTCAATGTTATGTATATGGGTACCCATGGGAATATTAATCAGCGGAAGCGTATTGCCGGGCTTAATATCCGCTTCAGGTCCTGAAACCACCGTGTCGCCGACCTTAAGGTTAACCGGCGCCAGAATGTATCGCTTCTCACCATCTGCATAGTTCAAAAGCGCAATTCGAGCTGATCGGTTCGGATCATATTCTATCGTATCGACTTTAGCTGGAATCCCGATTTTATCCCTTTTAAAGTCGATAACCCTGTAATGACGTTTTTGACCGCCCCCGCGATGCCTGCTGGTAATTCGACCGTAAACATTACGTCCACCGGTTTTTTTAATAACCCTAAGCAGACTCTTTTCAGGAGTCGTGCAGGTAATATCGTCAGATGTTACATATGACTGAGCTCGCCGTCCAGGAGATGTAGGTTTAACTTTTTTTACAGCCATGATATGTTTTTAAGCTCCTTCAAAAAAATCGATACGTTCACCAGGCATCAAGGTCACAATTGCTTTTTTCCAGTTTCGGCGTTTTCCAACAATCCATCCTCTTCGTTTGGTCTTACCCTTAACCTGCATGGTTCTTACATTGGCCACCTTGACTTTGAAGATATTTTCGACAGCCGTTTTTATCTCGACCCTGTTGGCCCTATGGTCAACTTCAAACGTAAATTGGTTGGAAACCTCTTTTTGGATACTGGTCTTTTCGGTAATAAGGGGCCGTTTAATAATATCATACTGGATCATGAAAGCAGCCTCCCTTCAATGCTTTTTAACGCAGGCTCAAGCAGGATTAAATTTTGATATTTGAGAATGTCATATACGTTTAACCCTTCGGCCCTCAGGACTTTAACACCGGGAACGTTTCTGGATGATAGCTCCAGTTCCGTATTCTTTTGATCGGTCACAATCAATGCATTGCTTATATTCAGTGCTTTGAAAACCGCCAAGAATTCCTTGGTCTTAATCTCTTCAAGTTCGAACTTGTCAAGCACAACAAGCTGGTTATCCTGCAGTTTGCTGCTCAAGGCCATTTTAAGCGCCAGCTTTCTTACCTTTTTGGGAACTCTGTAAGCATAAGACCTGGGATCGGGACCGAAAACAGACCCGCCGCCTCTCAAGAGCGGAGACTTAATGTCACCGCGACGTGCCCGGCCGGTCCCTTTCTGTCTGAACAGTTTTCTCGTGCTGCCTTTCACATCGCTGCGGTGTTTTACTGCCGCCGAACCCGAACGTCTGCTGGCAAGCTGCATAGCTACGACTTCATGCAATATGCTTGATTTCACCGGTATAGTGTAAATATCGTCTGCAAGATCCGCCTGCGAAACTTTTTCCGCTTTACAATTTAGTATGTCTACGACAGCCATATTATTCTCATTCGATTTTCTGTTTGTTCAGATTCTTGATTTACCTATTCAGCAAATTTAAGCTTACGAATCACGACCAGTCCGGATCTTGAACCCGGCACCGAACCCTTTATCAGCACAAGGTTTTGCTTCGGCCTGATGTCGATAATTTCCAGATTACGAATCGTTTTGCGTTCATTTCCATAACGACCCGGCAACTTTTTGCCTTTGACAACTCTGGAAGGCCAGGCACTGCTGCCGATGGACCCCGGAACTCGATGGCTGGTGCAACCATGAGTTTCTTTGCCGCCATGAAACCCGTGCCGCTTGACGACACCCGCGAACCCCCTTCCTTTGGTCGAGCCGGTAACATCAACACGTTCACCGACTTTGAACACATCCAAGCTTATAGTCTGTCCGAGGCTGTATTCACCAGGATTCTCAACAGGAACTTCCCTTAAAAAAGCATAACGGCCACCCCCGCTCTTCTGCAGATGTCCTGCAAGCGGCTTGTTGACACGAGACGCTTTTTTCTCGCCAAAACCCAACTGAAGGGCGTTATATCCATCGGTCGCCGTGGTCTTTATCTGGATTACCACACACGGACCGACCTGGAGAACCGTTACCGGTATGCGCTCGCCCTCAGCGGTAAACATCCCTGTCATACCCAATTTTTTTCCAATCAATCCTTTACACATAACGCTTGCTCTCTTCTCCAGATATCTTATCAACAGTAATTTCTTAATCTCCTGCGACTTTAGCACCCCTGACTTTGCCCTTTGCCCTGTTTAAAAAACAAGCTTGGGCAACAGGCTCTCACGAATCACAGCGTATCGAGAAAGGGCTAAAAATGATCTTGACCACCAAGGATTCGATGGTGTTGAAATTTCTTTCAGGTTAAAGTTTTATCTCAACATCTACGCCGGGAGAAAGATCCAGCTTCATCAAAGCATCCACGGTTTGCTGCGTCGGGTCCAAAATATCCAGAAGGCGCTTATGGGTTCTGATTTCGAACTGCTCTCTGGATTTTTTATCGATATGCGGTGAGCGCAAAACGCAATATTTATTGATCCGTGTTGGCAGCGGGATC
Proteins encoded:
- a CDS encoding 50S ribosomal protein L24 codes for the protein MINNTCHIKKDDKVKVVAGKDKGKIGKVLSIKRGKNRIVVENINIIKRHARPSAQNRQGGIIESEAPIHWSNVMLMCNKCVTPIRIKMKRLEDGKKIRICSKCGEIVD
- the rplV gene encoding 50S ribosomal protein L22, translating into MEVKAVSKYVRISPQKVRMLVDAVKGKPVESALEMLRFMPQKAAYIVGKLIRSAVANADQHPDVDVDSLVIRSIIADQGPTLKRFSAKARGRGTRILKRTAHITVVLAEKTN
- the rplC gene encoding 50S ribosomal protein L3 yields the protein MCKGLIGKKLGMTGMFTAEGERIPVTVLQVGPCVVIQIKTTATDGYNALQLGFGEKKASRVNKPLAGHLQKSGGGRYAFLREVPVENPGEYSLGQTISLDVFKVGERVDVTGSTKGRGFAGVVKRHGFHGGKETHGCTSHRVPGSIGSSAWPSRVVKGKKLPGRYGNERKTIRNLEIIDIRPKQNLVLIKGSVPGSRSGLVVIRKLKFAE
- the rplN gene encoding 50S ribosomal protein L14, with the translated sequence MIQSETRLTVADNSGAKVLYCIKVLGGSRRRYASVGDVIVVSVKEAIPNTKVKKGDVLKAVVVRTKKEIRRPDGSYIRFDDNSAVLIHPNKDPIGTRIFGPVARELRAKRFMKIISLAPEVL
- the rplD gene encoding 50S ribosomal protein L4, which encodes MAVVDILNCKAEKVSQADLADDIYTIPVKSSILHEVVAMQLASRRSGSAAVKHRSDVKGSTRKLFRQKGTGRARRGDIKSPLLRGGGSVFGPDPRSYAYRVPKKVRKLALKMALSSKLQDNQLVVLDKFELEEIKTKEFLAVFKALNISNALIVTDQKNTELELSSRNVPGVKVLRAEGLNVYDILKYQNLILLEPALKSIEGRLLS
- the rpsJ gene encoding 30S ribosomal protein S10, producing the protein MANTKIRIRLKAYDHKLLDQAAADIVDTTIKTGAKVVGPIPLPTRINKYCVLRSPHIDKKSREQFEIRTHKRLLDILDPTQQTVDALMKLDLSPGVDVEIKL
- the rpsC gene encoding 30S ribosomal protein S3; translation: MGQKVNPIGLRLGIVKTWESRWFAGKKYADYILEDYKIRKFIKDKLYHAGIAKVEIERSAKRVRLRIYTSRPGIVIGKKGGEISLLKKELEKIVFHEVLIDIQEVRKPEIDAQLVAENIALQIVRRVAFRRAMKRGISSAMRFGAEGIKIICSGRLGGAEMARTEQYREGRVPLHTLRADIDYGFTGARTTYGIIGVKVFIFKGEILKKDPIEVGAS
- the rplW gene encoding 50S ribosomal protein L23 produces the protein MIQYDIIKRPLITEKTSIQKEVSNQFTFEVDHRANRVEIKTAVENIFKVKVANVRTMQVKGKTKRRGWIVGKRRNWKKAIVTLMPGERIDFFEGA
- the rplB gene encoding 50S ribosomal protein L2; the protein is MAVKKVKPTSPGRRAQSYVTSDDITCTTPEKSLLRVIKKTGGRNVYGRITSRHRGGGQKRHYRVIDFKRDKIGIPAKVDTIEYDPNRSARIALLNYADGEKRYILAPVNLKVGDTVVSGPEADIKPGNTLPLINIPMGTHIHNIELNLGKGGQIVRSAGTYAQLMAKEGRYALIKLPSGEVRMVLSKCKATIGQVGNVVHENISLGKAGRKRWLGWRPKVRGVAMNPVDHPMGGGEGKSSGGRHPCSPWGVPTKGFKTRKKRKSSHLIVKKRK
- the rpsQ gene encoding 30S ribosomal protein S17 — encoded protein: MEKRRLKRHMVGTVVSDKMNKTVVVMVERLVKHRLYHKYIKRRSKFAAHDEHNASKVGDKVLIIQSRPLSKTKRWRVRKIVEKAV
- the rpsS gene encoding 30S ribosomal protein S19, whose product is MPRSLKKGPFIEPKLLKKVLEAQGTRSSRVIKTWSRRSTVVPDMVGITLAVHNGKKFVPVFITEDMVGHKLGEFSPTRTYYGHASDKKSKLKR
- the rplP gene encoding 50S ribosomal protein L16 — encoded protein: MLSPKKVKFRKQQRGRTKGVAYRGCTLNFGEFGLQATECGRISAKQIEAARVAMTRHVKRGGKIWIRIFPDKPFTKKPAEVRMGKGKGAPEGWMAVVRPGRVLYEMEGVPRETAKEALRLAAHKLSVKTRFVERSDV
- the rpmC gene encoding 50S ribosomal protein L29, whose amino-acid sequence is MKASEIRALSREEMHRKEKDLKEELFNLRFQHEVGQLENPQKMKQTKRAIAKIKTIIRESELKDDTAKK